Proteins from one Rutidosis leptorrhynchoides isolate AG116_Rl617_1_P2 unplaced genomic scaffold, CSIRO_AGI_Rlap_v1 contig633, whole genome shotgun sequence genomic window:
- the LOC139884968 gene encoding GATA transcription factor 4-like: MEVPEFCVGGYFSEQKTGDNFAVDDLLDFSNDDAMMSDGFFDNVTGNSADSSTVTGNSSISDQFSNYNYPLSCRSFADSQLTGEFCVPYDDMAELEWLSNFVEDSFSNDQNLQTNYQILSGSKPPTPESSSSSTRPEPANPHHPIFSPDTPLPGKARSKRSRAAPCDWSTRLLHVSPNPNPELSNKQDNLNPNSESTGRKCLHCASEKTPQWRTGPMGPKTLCNACGVRYKSGRLVPEYRPAASPTFISAKHSNSHRKVVELRRQKEMQRARQPPFLGHSPLYGVSDGGDEYLIHHHTSNNFGHII; this comes from the exons ATGGAGGTACCGGAATTTTGTGTCGGTGGATACTTCTCCGAGCAAAAAACAGGCGACAACTTCGCCGTCGACGACCTCTTGGACTTCTCAAACGACGATGCGATGATGAGCGACGGTTTTTTCGACAATGTGACCGGGAATTCCGCTGATTCTTCCACCGTCACCGGGAATTCCTCCATTTCCGATCAATTCAGTAATTATAACTATCCTTTAAGCTGCCGGAGCTTCGCCGACTCCCAGCTCACCGGCGAGTTTTGCGTGCCG TATGATGACATGGCTGAGCTTGAATGGCTGTCCAATTTTGTGGAGGACTCATTCTCAAACGACCAAAACCTTCAAACAAACTACCAAATTCTATCCGGATCCAAACCACCCACTCCCGAATCCTCCTCTTCATCAACCCGACCCGAACCCGCTAACCCTCACCACCCCATTTTCAGCCCCGACACTCCACTCCCGGGAAAGGCTCGGTCCAAGCGGTCACGTGCTGCACCATGTGACTGGTCGACCCGACTCTTACACGTATCGCCTAATCCTAATCCCGAATTGTCCAACAAGCAAGACAACTTGAACCCGAATTCGGAGTCCACGGGTCGTAAATGCCTACATTGCGCGTCGGAGAAGACTCCGCAGTGGCGCACTGGGCCTATGGGCCCGAAGACGTTGTGTAATGCCTGCGGGGTGAGGTATAAGTCGGGGAGGTTAGTCCCCGAGTATCGACCCGCAGCTAGCCCGACTTTTATTTCGGCAAAACACTCCAATTCGCATCGGAAAGTGGTGGAGCTAAGGAGACAGAAGGAAATGCAAAGGGCAAGACAACCACCGTTTCTCGGTCATAGTCCACTTTACGGTGTATCGGACGGCGGTGATGAGTACCTAATTCATCACCATACTAGCAACAATTTTGGTCATATCATCTAG